A stretch of the Streptomyces sp. NBC_00078 genome encodes the following:
- a CDS encoding response regulator transcription factor gives MRVLVVEDEQLLADAVATGLRREAMAVDVVYDGAAALERIGVNDYDVVVLDRDLPLVHGDDVCRKIVELGMPTRVLMLTASGDVSDRVEGLEIGADDYLPKPFAFSELIARVRALGRRTSVPLPPVLERAGIKLDPNRREVFRDGKEVQLAPKEFAVLEVLMRSEGAVVSAEQLLEKAWDENTDPFTNVVRVTVMTLRRKLGEPPVIVTVPGSGYRI, from the coding sequence GTGCGCGTACTCGTCGTCGAGGACGAGCAGCTGCTCGCCGATGCGGTGGCCACCGGACTGCGCCGGGAGGCCATGGCCGTCGACGTCGTGTACGACGGTGCGGCCGCCCTGGAGCGCATCGGCGTCAACGACTACGACGTGGTGGTCCTCGACCGTGACCTCCCGCTCGTGCACGGCGACGACGTCTGCCGCAAGATCGTCGAGCTGGGCATGCCCACGCGCGTGCTGATGCTCACGGCCTCCGGTGACGTCAGCGACCGCGTCGAGGGCCTGGAGATCGGCGCCGACGACTACCTCCCCAAGCCCTTCGCGTTCAGCGAGCTCATCGCACGCGTGCGTGCCCTCGGCCGGCGCACCAGCGTGCCGCTGCCACCGGTCCTGGAGCGCGCGGGCATCAAGCTCGACCCCAACCGCCGCGAGGTCTTCCGCGACGGCAAGGAGGTCCAGCTCGCGCCCAAGGAGTTCGCCGTCCTGGAAGTGCTGATGCGCTCCGAGGGCGCGGTCGTCTCCGCTGAGCAGCTCCTGGAGAAGGCCTGGGACGAGAACACCGACCCGTTCACCAACGTCGTGCGCGTCACCGTCATGACCCTGCGACGCAAGCTGGGCGAGCCGCCCGTCATCGTCACCGTGCCCGGCTCCGGCTACCGGATCTGA
- the sepH gene encoding septation protein SepH, producing MPELRVVAVSNDGTRLVLKAADSTEYTLPIDERLRAAVRGDRPRLGQIEIEVESHLRPRDIQARIRAGATAEEVAQLAGIPVDRVRRFEGPVLAERAFMAERARKTPVRRPGENAGPQLGETVQERLLLRGAEKDTVQWDSWRRDDGTWEVLLVYLVAGEPHSASWTYDPPRRLVQAVDEEARSLIGESEDLATSPEPSFPFVPRIARLPRDRPLDRALERPSLPAQASEPAEESTSERDSLTSLLEAVPSFRGDLVVPERPQEAAPPPPPPPEEPPAEPAAEEPPAPAASAGSAYADVLMPRSVTSHRDRLVGATDRQAEADGVRPGRRAAVPSWDEIVFGTRRKKQE from the coding sequence ATGCCCGAACTGCGTGTCGTGGCCGTCTCGAATGACGGCACACGGCTGGTGCTGAAGGCTGCCGACTCTACGGAGTACACCCTTCCGATCGACGAACGGCTGCGCGCGGCGGTCCGCGGTGACCGCCCCCGCCTCGGCCAGATCGAGATCGAGGTGGAGAGCCATCTCCGCCCCCGCGACATCCAGGCACGTATACGTGCCGGTGCGACCGCGGAAGAAGTGGCCCAGCTGGCAGGCATCCCCGTCGACCGCGTACGCCGTTTCGAGGGCCCCGTGCTCGCGGAGCGTGCGTTCATGGCCGAGCGGGCCCGCAAGACACCCGTCCGTCGGCCCGGCGAGAACGCCGGGCCCCAGCTCGGCGAGACCGTCCAGGAGCGGCTGCTGCTGCGCGGTGCCGAGAAGGACACCGTGCAGTGGGACTCGTGGCGCCGCGACGACGGCACCTGGGAGGTCCTGCTGGTCTACCTGGTCGCGGGCGAACCCCACTCGGCGAGCTGGACGTACGACCCGCCCCGGCGGCTCGTCCAGGCCGTCGACGAGGAGGCGCGCTCGCTGATCGGCGAGTCCGAGGACCTTGCCACCTCGCCGGAGCCCAGCTTTCCGTTCGTACCGCGCATCGCACGGCTGCCGCGTGACCGCCCGCTGGACCGCGCCCTGGAGCGGCCGAGCCTGCCGGCACAGGCGTCCGAGCCCGCAGAGGAGAGCACGAGCGAACGGGACTCGCTGACCAGCCTGTTGGAGGCGGTACCGAGCTTCCGCGGCGACCTGGTGGTCCCGGAGCGTCCGCAGGAGGCCGCTCCGCCGCCACCACCACCGCCTGAGGAGCCCCCCGCCGAACCCGCGGCGGAGGAACCCCCGGCCCCCGCGGCCTCGGCCGGTTCCGCCTACGCGGACGTCCTGATGCCCCGCTCCGTCACCAGCCACCGCGACCGTCTCGTCGGCGCCACCGACCGCCAGGCCGAGGCCGACGGCGTCCGCCCGGGCCGCCGCGCCGCGGTCCCGAGTTGGGACGAGATCGTGTTCGGGACACGACGGAAGAAGCAGGAGTGA
- a CDS encoding HAMP domain-containing sensor histidine kinase encodes MAATPTLPTAPPKPTWDPRKPEPPFPWLRPTIRIRLTLLYGGMFLIAGILLLSIIYLLAAQALHEGNSQNFQVTGSNIAISSPTCPQLNSASYEEVSSVWKACNAAQRQRALDDLLSRSLLALLGLAVIAFAFGYAMAGRVLSPLGRILRTARAVAGSDLSRRIELDGPDDEIKELADTFDDMLERLQRAFTAQQRFVGNASHELRTPLAINRTLLEVHLSDPNAPVELQQLGKTLLATNERSEQLVEGLLLLARSDNQIVERKPVDLAEVAEQAVDQVLSEADTKGVVIRGEQKPAVVQGNGVLLERIALNLVQNAVRYNVQEDGWVEVNTEVQHGQAVLVVTNTGPVVPAYEIDNLFEPFRRLRTERTGSDKGVGLGLSIVRSVARAHGGHISAQPREGGGLVMRVSLPI; translated from the coding sequence ATGGCCGCAACACCCACTCTCCCCACGGCACCCCCCAAGCCCACCTGGGACCCCAGGAAGCCCGAGCCGCCCTTCCCCTGGCTGCGCCCGACCATCCGCATACGGCTCACGCTGCTGTACGGCGGCATGTTCCTGATCGCCGGCATCCTGCTGTTGTCGATCATCTACCTGCTGGCCGCCCAGGCCCTGCACGAGGGCAACAGCCAGAACTTCCAGGTGACCGGCAGCAACATCGCGATCAGCAGCCCCACCTGTCCGCAGCTCAACTCTGCGAGCTATGAAGAGGTCAGCTCGGTGTGGAAGGCCTGCAATGCCGCCCAGCGTCAGCGCGCCCTGGACGACCTGCTCAGCCGCTCGCTGCTGGCCCTGCTCGGACTCGCCGTCATCGCCTTCGCCTTCGGCTACGCGATGGCAGGCCGCGTCCTGTCGCCGCTCGGCCGCATTCTCCGCACGGCGCGCGCGGTGGCGGGCTCGGACCTGTCCCGCCGGATCGAGCTGGACGGCCCGGACGACGAGATCAAGGAACTGGCCGACACCTTCGACGACATGCTGGAGCGCCTGCAGCGTGCCTTCACCGCCCAGCAGCGCTTCGTCGGCAACGCCTCGCACGAGCTGCGCACCCCGCTCGCCATCAACCGCACGCTCCTCGAGGTCCACCTGTCCGACCCGAACGCACCGGTGGAGCTCCAGCAGCTGGGCAAGACGCTGCTGGCCACCAACGAGCGCAGCGAGCAACTCGTCGAGGGCCTGCTGCTGCTCGCCCGCAGCGACAACCAGATCGTCGAGCGCAAGCCGGTGGACCTCGCCGAGGTCGCCGAGCAGGCCGTCGACCAGGTGCTCTCGGAGGCGGACACCAAGGGCGTGGTGATCCGCGGAGAGCAGAAGCCCGCGGTCGTCCAGGGCAACGGCGTGCTCCTGGAGCGGATCGCCCTGAACCTCGTGCAGAACGCGGTGCGGTACAACGTGCAGGAAGACGGCTGGGTCGAGGTCAACACGGAGGTCCAGCACGGCCAGGCGGTCCTGGTCGTGACGAACACCGGACCCGTCGTACCTGCGTACGAAATCGACAACCTCTTCGAGCCCTTCCGGCGGTTGCGCACCGAGCGCACGGGCAGTGACAAGGGCGTCGGCCTCGGTCTGTCCATCGTCCGGTCCGTGGCCCGGGCCCACGGCGGGCACATTTCGGCACAGCCGCGCGAAGGGGGTGGACTCGTGATGCGCGTCTCGCTTCCGATCTGA
- a CDS encoding D-arabinono-1,4-lactone oxidase produces the protein MSSTASGKNGTWRNWGGNVAARPAREVAPASVEELSAAVRKAAEDGLTVKAVGTGHSFTSIAATDGVLIRPQLLTGIRKIDRDAMTVTVEAGTPLKRLNMALAREGLSLTNMGDIMEQTVSGATSTGTHGTGRESASIAAQITGLELVTADGSVLSCSAKENPEVFAAARIGLGALGIVTAITFAVEPVFLLTAREEPMPIEQVLAEFDELWAENEHFEFYWFPHTGSTNTKRNNRSAGPEKPVSPVAGWFEDEFLSNGVFQVAQWVGRTAPATVPAIARISSKALSARTYTDIPYKVFTSPRRVRFVEMEYAVPREALAETLLELRAMIDRSRLRISFPVEVRTAPADDITLSTASGRESAYVAVHMFKGTPYQAYFTAAERILTAHEGRPHWGKVHTRDADYLSGIYPRFGEFTALRDRLDPDRRFQNDYLRRVLGS, from the coding sequence TTGAGCAGCACAGCGAGCGGGAAGAACGGCACGTGGCGTAACTGGGGAGGCAACGTCGCGGCCCGCCCCGCGCGGGAGGTCGCTCCGGCCTCGGTGGAGGAACTGTCCGCGGCCGTGCGGAAGGCCGCGGAGGACGGTCTGACGGTGAAAGCCGTCGGCACCGGGCACTCGTTCACGTCCATCGCCGCCACCGATGGTGTGTTGATCCGTCCTCAACTGTTGACCGGTATACGCAAGATTGATCGTGACGCCATGACTGTCACGGTCGAGGCGGGCACTCCGCTCAAGAGGCTCAACATGGCTCTGGCCCGCGAGGGTCTGTCGCTGACCAACATGGGCGACATCATGGAGCAGACGGTCTCCGGCGCCACCAGCACCGGCACGCACGGCACCGGCCGCGAATCCGCGTCGATCGCCGCCCAGATCACGGGACTTGAGCTGGTCACCGCGGACGGCTCGGTGCTCAGTTGCTCCGCGAAGGAGAATCCGGAGGTCTTCGCGGCCGCCCGGATCGGCCTCGGCGCACTCGGCATCGTCACCGCGATCACCTTCGCCGTGGAGCCGGTCTTCCTGCTCACGGCGCGCGAGGAACCGATGCCCATCGAGCAAGTGCTCGCCGAGTTCGACGAACTCTGGGCCGAGAACGAGCACTTCGAGTTCTACTGGTTCCCGCACACGGGCAGCACCAACACCAAGCGCAACAACCGCAGCGCGGGCCCGGAAAAGCCGGTGAGCCCCGTGGCCGGCTGGTTCGAGGACGAGTTCCTCTCCAACGGCGTCTTCCAGGTGGCCCAGTGGGTCGGCCGCACGGCACCCGCGACCGTCCCGGCGATCGCCCGTATCTCCAGCAAGGCCCTGTCCGCGCGCACGTACACCGACATTCCGTACAAGGTCTTCACTTCGCCGCGGCGGGTGCGCTTCGTGGAGATGGAGTACGCCGTCCCGCGCGAGGCCCTGGCCGAGACGCTGCTCGAACTGAGGGCGATGATCGACCGCTCCCGGCTGAGGATCAGCTTCCCGGTCGAGGTGCGCACCGCCCCCGCCGACGACATCACGCTGTCGACGGCATCGGGCCGCGAGAGCGCGTACGTCGCCGTCCACATGTTCAAAGGAACGCCCTATCAGGCGTACTTCACCGCCGCCGAGCGCATCCTCACCGCGCACGAGGGCCGGCCGCACTGGGGCAAGGTGCACACGCGGGACGCCGATTACCTCTCCGGGATCTACCCGCGCTTCGGCGAGTTCACCGCGCTGCGGGACCGGCTCGACCCCGATCGGCGCTTCCAGAACGACTACCTGCGCAGGGTGTTGGGGTCGTAG
- a CDS encoding inositol monophosphatase family protein, which yields MTEPLHQELLTLAQEAARRAGELLRDGRPADLAVAATKSSPIDVVTEMDIAAEKLITELIAAHRPDDGFLGEEGASTEGTSGIRWVIDPLDGTVNYLYGLPTWAVSIAAEQDGEAVVGVVAAPMRGETYHAVRGGGARATGAWEGERELACRPAPPLDQALVSTGFNYVSEVRTHQAEVAGKLIPLLRDIRRSGSAAVDLCDVASGRLDGYYERGLHAWDLAAGDLIAREAGALTGGRPGERPAHDLTIAATPGVFEPLQRLLEGFGAWHD from the coding sequence GTGACCGAGCCCCTGCACCAGGAACTGCTCACGCTGGCCCAGGAGGCCGCCCGCCGCGCCGGGGAGCTGCTGCGGGACGGCCGTCCGGCCGACCTCGCGGTCGCCGCGACCAAGTCCAGCCCGATCGACGTGGTCACCGAGATGGACATCGCGGCGGAGAAGCTGATCACCGAGCTGATCGCCGCGCACCGCCCGGACGACGGCTTCCTCGGCGAGGAGGGCGCCTCCACCGAGGGCACGAGCGGGATCCGCTGGGTGATCGACCCGCTCGACGGGACGGTCAACTACCTGTACGGGCTGCCTACTTGGGCCGTCTCCATCGCGGCCGAGCAGGACGGCGAGGCCGTCGTCGGGGTCGTCGCGGCCCCGATGCGCGGCGAGACGTACCACGCGGTCCGCGGCGGCGGAGCCCGTGCCACGGGCGCCTGGGAGGGTGAGCGCGAACTGGCCTGCCGCCCGGCGCCGCCCCTCGACCAGGCCCTGGTCTCGACGGGCTTCAACTACGTCAGCGAGGTCCGCACCCACCAGGCCGAGGTCGCCGGGAAACTGATCCCCCTGCTGCGTGACATCCGGCGCAGCGGCTCGGCCGCCGTCGACCTGTGCGACGTCGCGTCCGGCCGCCTCGACGGCTACTACGAGCGCGGGCTGCACGCATGGGACCTCGCGGCAGGCGACCTCATCGCCCGGGAAGCGGGCGCGCTGACCGGTGGACGCCCGGGAGAGCGCCCCGCACACGACCTGACGATCGCCGCCACCCCGGGCGTATTCGAGCCGCTCCAGCGCCTCCTGGAGGGCTTCGGCGCCTGGCACGACTGA
- a CDS encoding DUF4193 domain-containing protein: MATDYDTPRKTDDDVDSDSLEELKARRNDKSTSAVDVDEFEAAEGLELPGADLSNEELAVRVLPKQQDEFTCMSCFLVHHRSQLAREKNGQPICRDCD; this comes from the coding sequence ATGGCAACGGATTATGACACCCCACGCAAGACCGACGACGACGTTGACTCGGACAGCCTTGAAGAGCTCAAGGCCAGGCGGAACGACAAGTCGACGTCCGCAGTGGACGTCGACGAGTTCGAGGCTGCCGAAGGCCTGGAGCTGCCCGGCGCGGACCTCTCGAATGAGGAGTTGGCCGTCCGGGTGCTGCCCAAGCAGCAGGACGAGTTCACCTGCATGAGCTGCTTCCTGGTGCACCACCGCAGCCAGCTGGCCCGGGAGAAGAACGGCCAGCCGATCTGCCGCGACTGCGACTGA
- a CDS encoding DUF3093 domain-containing protein, translated as MQLSATPYEERLTAPRSWWLISFLVGLAMALVLLPFGTLPLLGGLVGGTAATAVMASSYGSVRIRVVGGSLIAGEAKIPVTALGDAEVLDQEEARAWRTYKADTRAFLLLRAYIPTALRVMVTDPEDPTPYLYLSTREPERLAQALKAARETVA; from the coding sequence ATGCAGCTCTCCGCCACACCGTACGAAGAACGCCTCACCGCCCCTCGCTCGTGGTGGTTGATCTCGTTCCTGGTCGGCCTCGCGATGGCCCTGGTCCTGCTGCCCTTCGGGACGCTGCCGCTGCTCGGCGGTCTGGTCGGCGGCACGGCGGCGACGGCGGTCATGGCGAGTTCGTACGGCTCGGTCCGTATTCGTGTGGTGGGCGGCTCACTGATCGCGGGCGAGGCGAAGATCCCGGTCACGGCCCTGGGCGACGCGGAGGTGCTGGACCAGGAGGAGGCCCGCGCCTGGCGCACCTACAAGGCGGACACGCGCGCGTTCCTGCTGCTGCGCGCGTACATCCCCACCGCCCTGCGCGTGATGGTCACCGACCCCGAGGACCCGACGCCGTACCTGTATCTGTCGACGCGGGAGCCGGAGCGTCTGGCGCAGGCCCTGAAGGCCGCCAGGGAGACCGTGGCGTAA
- a CDS encoding ferrochelatase — protein MSDAHDATPYDALLLLSFGGPEGPDDVVPFLENVTRGRGIPKERLKEVGQHYFLFGGVSPINDQNRALLDALRKDFAGHGLDLPVYWGNRNWAPYLTDTLREMVADGRRRILVLATSAYASYSGCRQYRENLADSLAALQAEGLELPKIDKIRHYFNHEGFVEPMTEGVLQSLADLPEDVRAGAHIAFSTHSIPTASADTSGPAEGHGDGGAYVEQHLEVAQLIADAVRERTGIDHPWKLVYQSRSGAPHIPWLEPDVCDHLEELHGAEVPSVVIAPIGFVSDHMEVLYDLDTEARAKAEELGLPMRRSATVGADPRFAAAVRDLVLERASAERGEEVTPCALGALGASHHLCPVGCCPARAPRPAAAGVDSPYA, from the coding sequence ATGTCAGACGCGCACGATGCCACCCCCTACGACGCCCTGCTCCTGCTCTCGTTCGGCGGCCCCGAAGGCCCGGACGACGTGGTCCCGTTCCTGGAGAACGTGACGCGGGGGCGCGGCATCCCCAAGGAACGCCTGAAGGAAGTCGGGCAGCACTACTTCCTCTTCGGCGGGGTCAGCCCCATCAACGACCAGAACCGCGCCCTGCTGGACGCCCTGCGCAAGGACTTCGCGGGCCACGGTCTGGATCTGCCGGTCTACTGGGGCAACCGCAACTGGGCGCCCTACCTGACAGACACCCTGCGCGAGATGGTCGCCGACGGCCGCCGCCGCATCCTGGTCCTCGCCACCAGCGCCTACGCCTCGTACTCGGGCTGCCGCCAGTACCGCGAGAACCTCGCCGACTCGCTCGCCGCCCTGCAGGCCGAGGGCCTGGAGCTGCCGAAGATCGACAAGATCCGGCACTACTTCAATCACGAGGGCTTCGTCGAGCCCATGACCGAAGGCGTGCTGCAGTCCCTGGCCGACCTCCCCGAGGACGTCCGGGCCGGGGCGCACATCGCGTTCTCCACCCATTCGATCCCGACCGCGTCCGCGGACACCTCCGGCCCGGCCGAGGGCCACGGCGACGGCGGGGCGTACGTCGAACAGCACCTGGAAGTGGCGCAGCTGATCGCCGACGCGGTCCGCGAGCGCACGGGCATCGACCACCCCTGGAAGCTCGTCTACCAGTCGCGCTCCGGAGCCCCGCACATCCCGTGGCTCGAGCCGGACGTCTGCGACCACCTGGAGGAGCTGCACGGCGCCGAGGTCCCGTCCGTCGTCATCGCCCCCATCGGCTTCGTCTCCGACCACATGGAGGTCCTCTACGACCTCGACACGGAGGCCAGGGCCAAGGCCGAGGAGCTGGGGCTGCCGATGCGCCGCTCGGCCACCGTCGGCGCCGACCCGCGCTTCGCCGCCGCGGTCCGTGACCTCGTCCTGGAGCGGGCCTCGGCGGAGCGCGGCGAGGAGGTCACGCCCTGCGCCCTCGGTGCGCTCGGCGCGAGCCACCACCTCTGCCCCGTCGGCTGCTGCCCGGCCCGTGCCCCCCGCCCGGCCGCCGCGGGCGTCGACAGCCCCTACGCGTGA
- a CDS encoding PaaI family thioesterase produces MSGTSPALRPPADAVTPVRHPDAPAPGELLGAHYEQCFGCGGGQPHGLHLQARAGEGVTITAEFTVQPAHQGAPGLAHGGVLATALDESLGSLNWLLRTIAVTGRLETDFVRPVPVGTVLYLEAEVTAVAGRKIYSSATGRIGGPDGPVALRADALFIEVKVDHFIDNGRPEEIRAAMNDPDQSRRTRAFEVNP; encoded by the coding sequence GTGAGTGGTACTTCCCCAGCTCTTAGGCCTCCCGCCGACGCGGTGACACCGGTGCGGCACCCTGATGCTCCCGCGCCGGGTGAGCTGCTCGGTGCCCACTACGAACAGTGTTTCGGGTGCGGCGGCGGGCAGCCCCACGGGCTGCACCTGCAGGCGCGAGCCGGCGAGGGCGTCACCATCACCGCCGAGTTCACCGTGCAGCCCGCCCACCAGGGGGCGCCCGGCCTCGCCCACGGCGGCGTGCTGGCCACCGCACTCGACGAGAGCCTCGGCTCGCTGAACTGGCTGCTGCGGACGATCGCGGTGACCGGGCGGCTGGAGACCGACTTCGTGCGCCCCGTGCCCGTGGGCACGGTGCTGTATCTGGAGGCCGAGGTGACGGCGGTGGCGGGCCGCAAGATCTACTCGTCCGCCACCGGACGCATCGGCGGCCCGGACGGGCCCGTGGCCCTCCGCGCCGACGCGCTCTTCATCGAGGTGAAGGTCGACCACTTCATCGACAACGGCCGCCCGGAGGAGATCCGGGCCGCCATGAACGACCCGGACCAGAGCCGGCGCACCCGCGCCTTCGAGGTGAACCCGTGA
- a CDS encoding VOC family protein has product MTEAREPAGPNGETHARHTPGTPCWVSLMVHGLTAAQDFYGALFGWEFQPGPDQLGPYSRALLDGYEVAGIGRLPTDRHLPIAWTPYLASDDVDATAETVRLCGGTIGVGPLDSAEAGRLAIGSDPSGAVFGIWQAAGHHGTAITGVPGTPAWNELLTFESVSVAKFYETVFGYEEEPVVSADFDYVTLHIEGRPVAGIHGVGHALPRDRGPHWTTYFDVADTDDAVARLVDLGGHVLKPPRDSAHGRVAMVADPEGARFSLIESPR; this is encoded by the coding sequence ATGACCGAGGCAAGGGAGCCGGCCGGCCCGAACGGCGAAACGCACGCTCGGCACACGCCCGGCACACCCTGCTGGGTGAGTCTCATGGTGCACGGCTTGACCGCGGCCCAGGACTTCTACGGGGCGCTGTTCGGCTGGGAGTTCCAGCCGGGCCCCGACCAGCTCGGCCCGTACTCGCGGGCCCTGCTGGACGGTTACGAGGTGGCCGGCATCGGCCGGCTGCCGACGGACCGTCATCTGCCCATCGCCTGGACGCCCTACCTCGCCTCGGACGACGTGGACGCGACCGCCGAGACGGTACGGCTGTGCGGCGGCACGATCGGAGTGGGCCCCCTGGACTCCGCCGAGGCCGGCCGCCTCGCGATCGGCTCTGACCCCTCCGGCGCCGTCTTCGGCATCTGGCAGGCGGCCGGGCACCACGGCACCGCCATCACGGGCGTCCCCGGCACCCCCGCCTGGAACGAGCTGCTGACCTTCGAGTCGGTGAGCGTGGCCAAGTTCTACGAGACCGTCTTCGGCTACGAGGAGGAGCCGGTCGTCTCCGCCGACTTCGACTACGTGACGCTGCACATCGAGGGCCGCCCGGTCGCCGGCATCCACGGTGTGGGCCACGCCCTCCCCCGTGACCGGGGCCCGCACTGGACCACGTACTTCGACGTCGCGGACACGGACGACGCGGTCGCCCGCCTGGTGGACCTGGGGGGACACGTCCTCAAGCCGCCGAGGGACAGCGCACACGGCCGCGTGGCCATGGTGGCCGATCCCGAGGGAGCACGCTTCTCCCTGATCGAGAGCCCGCGCTGA
- a CDS encoding MFS transporter, protein MPSPYRALLAAPGSRSFSAAGLLGRMPLSMMGIGVVTMISQLTGRYGLAGAVSATIALAAAVIGPQISRLVDQHGQRRVLRPATFVALASAAGLLLAAHFEWPDWVLFACAAGIGSVPSLGAMIRARWAALYRGTPRLHTAYSFESVVDEVCFIFGPIISIGLSTAWFPEAGPLLAACFLAAGVFWLTAQRATEPEPHPREKQGGGTAMRAPGLQVLVATFVATGAIFGAVDVVTVAFADERGHKAAASVVLALYATGSCLAGVVFGLRHFEGAPGRRWLLGVCAMAVSMIPLLLVGNLPFLAVALFAAGLSIAPTMITTMSLIEEHVPRAQLTEGMTWVSTGLAVGVALGSSVAGWVIDAAGARAGYGVPAVSGAVAVAVGFLGYRRLSRPAPRRGGIVEQHSEREERHVA, encoded by the coding sequence GTGCCCAGCCCCTACCGCGCCCTGTTAGCCGCCCCCGGCTCCAGGAGCTTCTCAGCCGCTGGTCTCCTCGGCCGGATGCCGCTGTCGATGATGGGCATCGGCGTGGTCACGATGATCTCCCAGCTCACAGGGCGCTATGGGCTCGCGGGCGCCGTGTCGGCCACCATCGCGCTCGCCGCCGCGGTGATCGGGCCGCAGATCTCCCGGCTGGTGGACCAGCACGGACAGCGCAGGGTGCTGCGCCCCGCGACGTTCGTCGCGCTCGCCTCGGCGGCCGGGCTGCTGCTCGCCGCGCACTTCGAGTGGCCGGACTGGGTGCTCTTCGCGTGCGCCGCCGGCATCGGCTCCGTGCCCAGCCTCGGCGCGATGATCCGCGCCCGCTGGGCGGCCCTGTACCGGGGCACTCCGCGGCTGCACACCGCGTACTCCTTCGAGTCCGTGGTCGACGAGGTGTGCTTCATCTTCGGGCCGATCATCTCCATCGGGCTGTCCACGGCCTGGTTCCCCGAGGCGGGGCCGCTGCTCGCCGCCTGCTTCCTGGCGGCCGGCGTCTTCTGGCTGACCGCGCAGCGCGCCACGGAACCCGAGCCGCACCCGCGCGAGAAGCAGGGCGGCGGTACGGCTATGCGCGCTCCTGGCCTGCAGGTCCTGGTGGCCACCTTCGTGGCGACCGGGGCGATCTTCGGGGCGGTGGACGTGGTCACCGTGGCCTTCGCCGACGAGCGCGGCCACAAGGCCGCCGCCAGCGTCGTGCTCGCGCTGTACGCGACGGGTTCCTGCCTTGCCGGAGTCGTCTTCGGACTGCGGCACTTCGAAGGGGCGCCCGGACGTCGCTGGCTGCTGGGCGTATGCGCGATGGCCGTGAGTATGATCCCCCTCCTACTGGTCGGAAACTTGCCGTTTCTGGCCGTGGCGCTGTTCGCTGCGGGCCTGTCCATCGCTCCCACGATGATCACGACGATGTCCCTGATCGAAGAGCACGTACCACGCGCGCAGTTGACCGAGGGCATGACCTGGGTGAGCACCGGGCTCGCGGTCGGCGTCGCGCTCGGCTCCTCCGTGGCCGGCTGGGTCATCGACGCGGCCGGCGCGCGTGCCGGGTACGGGGTTCCGGCGGTGTCCGGGGCCGTCGCGGTCGCGGTCGGTTTTCTGGGGTACCGCCGGCTCAGCAGGCCGGCTCCGCGTCGGGGAGGCATCGTTGAGCAGCACAGCGAGCGGGAAGAACGGCACGTGGCGTAA
- a CDS encoding sulfurtransferase translates to MNAIISASELASDLAGQNPPVLLDVRWQLSVAKAAGEPPFDGRAAYAAGHIPGAVYVDLDSELASAAGGGGRHPLPGLGVFGAAMRRAGVSAGTPVVVYDGGQGWAAARAWWLLRWTGHPDVRVLDGGLPAWEGTLETSAPTPAEGDFQPVVGAAGLLDADGAAALARAGVLFDARAGERYRGEVEPIDRVGGHIPGAVSAPTNENVDSDGRFLPAEELAKRFKSLGAADGSRVGVYCGSGVSGAHEVLALSVAGIEAALYVGSWSEWSSDPSRPVAVGPEPQ, encoded by the coding sequence ATGAACGCCATCATCTCCGCTTCGGAACTCGCGAGCGACCTGGCCGGACAGAACCCGCCGGTACTGCTCGACGTCCGCTGGCAGCTCAGTGTCGCCAAGGCGGCCGGCGAGCCGCCCTTCGACGGCCGCGCCGCGTACGCGGCCGGGCACATTCCCGGTGCCGTCTACGTCGACCTGGACTCGGAACTCGCCTCCGCGGCAGGCGGAGGCGGTCGCCACCCACTGCCCGGCCTCGGGGTTTTCGGCGCCGCGATGCGACGGGCGGGCGTCTCGGCCGGAACACCGGTGGTCGTGTACGACGGCGGGCAGGGCTGGGCCGCGGCCCGTGCGTGGTGGCTGCTGCGCTGGACGGGTCACCCGGACGTGCGGGTCCTCGACGGCGGGTTGCCGGCCTGGGAGGGGACGCTGGAGACATCGGCGCCGACGCCGGCGGAGGGCGACTTCCAGCCGGTTGTGGGCGCTGCGGGGCTGCTGGACGCCGACGGTGCGGCCGCGCTGGCGCGGGCCGGAGTGCTGTTCGACGCGCGGGCGGGGGAGCGGTACCGGGGAGAGGTGGAGCCGATCGACCGGGTCGGCGGGCACATTCCGGGAGCGGTGTCGGCGCCCACGAACGAGAACGTGGACTCCGACGGACGGTTCCTGCCCGCGGAGGAGCTGGCCAAGCGGTTCAAGTCCCTTGGGGCGGCCGACGGTTCGCGGGTCGGCGTGTACTGCGGCTCGGGTGTCTCCGGGGCGCACGAGGTGCTGGCACTGTCGGTCGCGGGGATCGAGGCCGCGCTCTATGTGGGCTCGTGGTCGGAGTGGTCGTCGGATCCGTCGCGTCCGGTGGCGGTCGGTCCGGAACCGCAGTAG